The window CGCCCCTATTGCGGGCGGATACTCTGGCCAGACTGGCGCAAGCCCATCAGGAAACCGGGGCTGCGGCAACACTGCTGACTGCCGAGATGGAGGACCCCACCGGATATGGCCGGGTGATCCGGACTCCCGACAGCAATGTGTGCCGGATTGTTGAGCAAAAGGACGCAACTCCCGAGGAGCTAAAGGTAAAGGAAATTAACACCGGAGTTTATTGTTTCCAAGTCTCCGGTCTGTTTCAAGCACTAAAAGAAATATCCCCCGCCAATGCTCAGGGGGAATATTACCTGACGGATATTATTGAAATCTTTGTCCGCCAGACACTGCCGGTTAAAGCGGTGTCTTTAAAGGATAACCGTGAAATTCTGGGGATTAATGACCGCATCCAGTTGTCCAGGGCGGAAGGAATTCTCCGCCGTCGGGTGCTGGAAGGGCTGATGGCGGAAGGTGTCACCATTATCGACCCCGGCAATACCTATGTTGATGCGGGGGTTCGGGTGGGCCGGGACTGTGTACTGTTGCCCTTTACCTTCCTGCAGGGAAATACCGTGATTGGCAGCGGCTGTACCATTGGCCCGGGCAGTCACATTACCGACTGCGTCATCGGCAACGGGGTTGAGATCCAATACTCGGTGTTGGCCGGGAGCCAAATTGGCAGTTCCACGGTGGTGGGTCCCTACGCCTATATTCGCCCAGACACAAAGATTGGCGAAAGGGCTAAAGTGGGTGATTTTGTAGAAATTAAAAAATCCACCATTGGCAATGAAAGTAAGATCCCTCATTTAAGTTATGTGGGAGATGCCGTCATTGGCGAAAAAGTCAATGTGGGAGCGGGAACCATTACCTGTAACTATGATGGTAAAAATAAATATCAAACCATCCTTGAAGACGGGGTCTTCATTGGCAGTAATACCAATTTGGTCGCTCCCATCAAAGTAGGGAAAAACGCGGTGGTGGCAGCAGGTTCAACGCTTACCAAAGATGTGCCTGCGGATGCCTTGGGGGTAGCCCGGGAACGGCAAACCAATGTGGCGGACTGGGCAAAGAAAAGGCGTTCCTAACAGGGAACCGGCAATATCTGCCATTGGACAGGCAGCGGTGAGCTTTAATTAAACGGAGAGAACAGAAGGCTGACAGCCCAAAGCTGAAAGCTAATTAAAGTTTGGGGGTAAATTGATGTCTTCCGGAAGCAAGAGATTAAAAATTTTTGCAGGGAATGCCAATCCCGATTTGGCCCGGGAAATATGCCAATATCTTGGGGTGGCCATGGGTGCCTCGAAAGTGTCCAGATTCAGTGACGGTGAAATTCGGGCGGAAGTGGAGGAAAGCGTAAGGGGAGCAGACGCCTTTATTATTCAACCGACCTCCACTCCGGTGAATGAACATCTGATGGAACTTTTAATTATGGTGGACGCCCTCCGGCGCGCTTCTGCCCGGCGGATTACCGCTGTGGTGCCCTATTACGGTTACGCCCGCCAGGATCGTAAAACCAGGGCCCGGGCGCCCATTACCGCAAAGCTGGTAGCCAATATTATCATTGCCAGCGGCTGCCGCAGAATGATTACCATGGATCTTCACGCAGGACAGATTCAGGGCTTTTTTGATATTCCGGTGGACCATTTACCCGGGGTTCCCATCCTGGCGGAGTATTTTCATCAAAATTTAAAGGACGATGTGGTGGTGGTCTCCCCGGATATCGGCGGGGTTACCCGTGCCAGGGATCTGGCGGAACGGATTGGAGCGCCCCTGGCCATTATCGATAAGCGCCGGCCGGAACCCAATGTGGCGGAGGTCACCAATGTTATCGGCAGCATAAAAGGAAAAACCGTCATTATGATTGACGATATCATCGATACGGCGGGCACCATTACCAAAGGAGCCGCCGCGCTGATGGAACGGGGGGCCAAGGAAATTCGTGTTTGCTGTACCCATGCCGTTTTATCAGGCCCTGCCATCCAACGTTTGCAAGAATCGGTCATTAAAGAGGTTGTAGTTACCAATACCATTCCCTTGCCGCCGGAGAAAATGATTGATAAAATAAAAGTACTTTCCGTGGCGCCGCTGCTGGGAGAGGCCATTATTCGTA is drawn from Desulforamulus ruminis DSM 2154 and contains these coding sequences:
- the glmU gene encoding bifunctional UDP-N-acetylglucosamine diphosphorylase/glucosamine-1-phosphate N-acetyltransferase GlmU produces the protein MELAAVVLAAGKGTRMKSDLPKVLHPICGQPMLGQVLGAVAQAGVTRTVVVAGFGFKQVADFVGNRARVVLQEEQLGTAHALLQAEGELADFSGNLLVVCGDTPLLRADTLARLAQAHQETGAAATLLTAEMEDPTGYGRVIRTPDSNVCRIVEQKDATPEELKVKEINTGVYCFQVSGLFQALKEISPANAQGEYYLTDIIEIFVRQTLPVKAVSLKDNREILGINDRIQLSRAEGILRRRVLEGLMAEGVTIIDPGNTYVDAGVRVGRDCVLLPFTFLQGNTVIGSGCTIGPGSHITDCVIGNGVEIQYSVLAGSQIGSSTVVGPYAYIRPDTKIGERAKVGDFVEIKKSTIGNESKIPHLSYVGDAVIGEKVNVGAGTITCNYDGKNKYQTILEDGVFIGSNTNLVAPIKVGKNAVVAAGSTLTKDVPADALGVARERQTNVADWAKKRRS
- a CDS encoding ribose-phosphate diphosphokinase, with protein sequence MSSGSKRLKIFAGNANPDLAREICQYLGVAMGASKVSRFSDGEIRAEVEESVRGADAFIIQPTSTPVNEHLMELLIMVDALRRASARRITAVVPYYGYARQDRKTRARAPITAKLVANIIIASGCRRMITMDLHAGQIQGFFDIPVDHLPGVPILAEYFHQNLKDDVVVVSPDIGGVTRARDLAERIGAPLAIIDKRRPEPNVAEVTNVIGSIKGKTVIMIDDIIDTAGTITKGAAALMERGAKEIRVCCTHAVLSGPAIQRLQESVIKEVVVTNTIPLPPEKMIDKIKVLSVAPLLGEAIIRIHEDLSVSKLFS